Proteins from one Catenuloplanes atrovinosus genomic window:
- a CDS encoding L-rhamnose mutarotase — MPRYCFELHVKPDRIDEYVSRHRAVWPDMLAALRDTGWRNYSLFLRPDGLLIGYVEADDLGAAQAAMARTEVNARWQSEMSEFFAGIDGRPPDEGFVLLTEVFNLDDQLASITEK, encoded by the coding sequence GTGCCACGGTACTGCTTCGAGCTGCACGTCAAGCCGGACCGCATCGACGAGTACGTGTCGCGCCACCGGGCCGTCTGGCCGGACATGCTGGCCGCGCTGCGGGACACCGGCTGGCGCAACTACTCCCTGTTCCTGCGCCCGGACGGGCTCCTCATCGGATACGTCGAGGCGGACGACCTGGGCGCGGCGCAGGCCGCGATGGCACGGACCGAGGTCAACGCGCGCTGGCAGTCGGAGATGTCGGAGTTCTTCGCCGGCATCGACGGGCGCCCGCCGGACGAGGGGTTCGTGCTGCTGACCGAGGTGTTCAACCTGGACGACCAGCTGGCGTCCATCACGGAGAAGTGA
- the rhaS gene encoding rhamnose ABC transporter substrate-binding protein: MRIHTTRALAVATASLLTLGVAACGGTSKGDDNGAAGPAATASADPNAATREGLKIAFLPKQLNNPYSDVLAGGGEVAVGELKGEYKLVGPNDAAASSQVSYINTLIQQQQDVIGIAANDPNAVCPSLNQARQAGIKVVSFDSDASKDCRDVFINQATTQGIGESLAKMANELAGGEGEIAILSATPNATNQNAWIKVVEEELKKPEYSKLKLVKTVYGNDEDQKSFQEAQGLLQSFPNLKVIVSPTTVGIAAAARYVSSSSYKGKVAITGLGLPNQMREYVKDGTVTKFALWVPADIGYLAAYAGAALASGQITGKEGETFTAGRLGEYTIAANGEIVLGPPTEFTAQNIDQFDF; this comes from the coding sequence ATGAGGATTCACACGACGCGCGCGCTGGCCGTGGCCACCGCGTCGCTGCTCACGCTCGGCGTCGCCGCGTGCGGCGGCACCAGCAAGGGCGACGACAACGGCGCGGCCGGTCCCGCCGCCACCGCGAGCGCCGACCCGAACGCCGCGACCAGGGAGGGCCTGAAGATCGCCTTCCTGCCCAAGCAGCTGAACAACCCCTACTCGGACGTGCTGGCCGGTGGCGGCGAGGTCGCGGTCGGCGAGCTGAAGGGCGAGTACAAGCTGGTCGGCCCGAACGACGCGGCCGCGTCCAGCCAGGTCAGCTACATCAACACGCTGATCCAGCAGCAGCAGGACGTGATCGGCATCGCGGCGAACGACCCGAACGCGGTCTGCCCGTCGCTGAACCAGGCGCGCCAGGCCGGCATCAAGGTCGTCTCGTTCGACTCGGACGCGTCCAAGGACTGCCGCGACGTCTTCATCAACCAGGCCACCACGCAGGGCATCGGCGAGAGCCTGGCGAAGATGGCGAACGAGCTGGCCGGCGGCGAGGGCGAGATCGCGATCCTCTCCGCGACGCCGAACGCGACCAACCAGAACGCGTGGATCAAGGTCGTCGAGGAGGAGCTGAAGAAGCCGGAGTACAGCAAGCTGAAGCTGGTCAAGACGGTCTACGGCAACGACGAGGACCAGAAGTCGTTCCAGGAGGCGCAGGGCCTGCTCCAGTCGTTCCCGAACCTGAAGGTGATCGTCTCGCCGACCACGGTGGGCATCGCCGCGGCCGCGCGGTACGTCTCCTCCTCCAGCTACAAGGGCAAGGTCGCGATCACCGGCCTGGGCCTGCCGAACCAGATGCGGGAGTACGTCAAGGACGGCACCGTCACGAAGTTCGCGCTCTGGGTGCCGGCCGACATCGGGTACCTGGCCGCGTACGCCGGTGCCGCGCTCGCGTCCGGCCAGATCACCGGCAAGGAGGGCGAGACGTTCACGGCCGGCAGGCTCGGCGAGTACACGATCGCCGCGAACGGCGAGATCGTGCTCGGCCCGCCGACCGAGTTCACCGCGCAGAACATCGACCAGTTCGACTTCTGA
- a CDS encoding ABC transporter permease, which translates to MSELRGRLASWDSVIILITVAVLAGASIGVENFGNSTNFTFLILDLLPIALIALPMTMIVITGEIDLSVASTLGLTSAIMGDLWNRGLTIETIIPLCVLIGALLGAVNGVLITRLGLPSLAVTIGTLALYRGLAFVVLGDAAVADFPWTFTGWVTGTIGGGPIPNVLILLVVLAVIFGVVLHATPFGRSLFAIGANDQAARFSGIDVARTKFWLYVVSGAIAGLAGVLWTLRYSSARADNGAGLELAVVAAVLLGGVSIFGGRGSLWGVLSGVLLLAVLQNALRLQDVSGQALNIVTGLLLIASVLLPNIIAGVRNSLHRRRLRAVPAKSL; encoded by the coding sequence ATGTCTGAGCTGAGGGGCCGGCTCGCGAGCTGGGACAGCGTGATCATCCTGATCACCGTCGCGGTGCTGGCCGGCGCGTCAATCGGCGTGGAGAACTTCGGCAACAGCACGAACTTCACGTTCCTGATCCTGGATCTGCTGCCGATCGCGCTGATCGCGCTGCCGATGACGATGATCGTGATCACCGGCGAGATCGACCTGAGCGTGGCCAGCACGCTGGGCCTGACCAGCGCGATCATGGGCGACCTGTGGAACCGCGGGCTGACCATCGAGACGATCATCCCGCTCTGCGTGCTGATCGGCGCGCTGCTCGGCGCCGTGAACGGTGTGCTGATCACCCGGCTCGGCCTGCCGTCGCTGGCGGTCACGATCGGCACGCTGGCGCTCTACCGCGGCCTCGCGTTCGTGGTGCTGGGCGACGCCGCGGTGGCGGACTTCCCGTGGACGTTCACCGGCTGGGTCACCGGCACGATCGGCGGCGGCCCGATCCCGAACGTGCTGATCCTGCTGGTCGTGCTCGCAGTGATCTTCGGGGTGGTGCTGCACGCCACGCCGTTCGGCCGCTCGCTGTTCGCGATCGGCGCGAACGACCAGGCCGCGCGCTTCTCCGGCATCGACGTCGCGCGGACCAAGTTCTGGCTGTACGTGGTGAGCGGCGCGATCGCCGGGCTGGCCGGCGTGCTGTGGACGCTGCGCTACTCCAGCGCGCGGGCGGACAACGGCGCCGGGCTGGAGCTGGCGGTGGTGGCGGCCGTGCTGCTCGGCGGCGTCTCCATCTTCGGCGGCCGGGGCAGCCTGTGGGGGGTGCTCTCCGGCGTGCTGCTGCTGGCCGTGCTGCAGAACGCGCTGCGCCTCCAGGACGTCTCCGGCCAGGCGCTGAACATCGTCACCGGCCTGCTGCTGATCGCGTCCGTGCTGCTGCCCAACATCATCGCCGGCGTGCGGAACTCGCTGCACCGGCGGCGGCTCCGGGCCGTACCCGCGAAAAGTCTTTGA
- a CDS encoding ABC transporter permease, whose translation MTVAAPVTEAPKAPRFRPGDILKQRELGIVLALLALVAFTAINQPRFLSSQSVRDILLNTAILAVVAAGMAVVVITRHIDLSVGSVLGLSAFTVATVMQHNQGLPMVAAIGLGLAIGAVAGVVNGALVHFGNVPALVVTLGTMYAYRGITYSWAGGQQVTADEVPRHFLRFANADLLGVPWLVLIALVVIAGVGLMMRNYRIGRELYAMGSSPQAAGLAGIGIARNTLVAFVISGSLAGLGGVLYASRFGTVDASSGNGYELQVVAAVVVGGVAVFGGSGTIWGAGLGALLLTVIGSALAVLDINQFWQQAIVGALIVLAIGADRLVAVRIARSLRKRDSHV comes from the coding sequence ATGACCGTGGCAGCGCCCGTGACCGAGGCACCCAAGGCGCCGCGGTTCCGGCCCGGAGACATCCTGAAGCAGCGCGAGCTGGGCATCGTGCTCGCGCTGCTGGCCCTGGTCGCGTTCACCGCGATCAACCAGCCCCGGTTCCTGTCCTCGCAGAGCGTCCGGGACATCCTGCTCAACACCGCGATCCTGGCCGTGGTCGCCGCCGGCATGGCGGTCGTGGTGATCACCCGGCACATCGACCTGAGCGTCGGCTCGGTGCTCGGCCTCAGCGCGTTCACCGTGGCCACGGTCATGCAGCACAACCAGGGCCTGCCGATGGTCGCGGCGATCGGGCTGGGCCTGGCGATCGGCGCGGTGGCCGGCGTGGTCAACGGCGCGCTGGTGCACTTCGGCAACGTGCCGGCGCTGGTGGTCACGCTCGGCACCATGTACGCCTACCGCGGCATCACCTACTCCTGGGCCGGTGGGCAGCAGGTCACCGCGGACGAGGTGCCGCGCCACTTCCTGCGCTTCGCGAACGCGGACCTGCTCGGCGTACCGTGGCTGGTCCTGATCGCCCTGGTGGTGATCGCCGGCGTCGGCCTGATGATGCGCAACTACCGGATCGGCCGCGAGCTGTACGCGATGGGCTCCAGCCCGCAGGCGGCCGGCCTGGCCGGCATCGGGATCGCCCGCAACACGCTGGTCGCGTTCGTGATCAGCGGCTCGCTGGCCGGGCTCGGCGGCGTGCTCTACGCGTCCCGGTTCGGCACCGTCGACGCGTCCTCCGGCAACGGCTACGAGCTGCAGGTGGTGGCGGCCGTGGTGGTCGGCGGCGTGGCGGTGTTCGGCGGCAGCGGCACGATCTGGGGCGCGGGCCTCGGCGCGCTGCTGCTGACCGTGATCGGCAGCGCGCTCGCGGTGCTGGACATCAACCAGTTCTGGCAGCAGGCCATCGTCGGCGCGCTGATCGTGCTGGCCATCGGCGCGGATCGGCTGGTCGCCGTCCGGATCGCCCGCTCGCTGAGGAAGAGGGACTCGCATGTCTGA
- a CDS encoding sugar ABC transporter ATP-binding protein — MTTDRSASSGPALLEVIDVTKSFGAVAAVQGVGFPLYAGEAHALVGENGAGKSTIVKMLAGVHRPDTGTLRADGRDVVFHSPADAKAAGIAVIYQEPTLFPDLSVAENIAMGNAPLTRLRQIDRKTMRATAERLFARLGVRVDPDRPARGLSIADQQIVEIAKALSMRARVLIMDEPTAALSGVEVERLFSVVRSLRDEGAAIMFISHRFEEITALCQRVTIMRDGRHVCTERVEDLTVDDMIRRMVGRDLSALFPKQDVTPGEEVLRVEGLSREGVFRDISFTVRAGEIVALAGLVGSGRSEVMQAVFGVDPYDRGTVTFGGKRLKPGNPRAAMAAGMALVPEDRRQQGLVMELSIERNVTLPRSGALARLGLLFGGAERREATDWTERLRTKFGRLSDAVGTLSGGNQQKVVLAKWLATGPRLLIVDEPTRGIDVGTKAEVHRLMSQLAADGMAVVMVSSELPEVLGMADRVLVLREGHLVAEISREDATEESVMYAAMGQQVAA; from the coding sequence GTGACGACAGATCGAAGCGCGTCGTCAGGCCCGGCGTTACTTGAGGTCATCGACGTCACGAAGTCCTTCGGCGCCGTGGCCGCCGTGCAGGGCGTCGGCTTCCCGCTGTACGCCGGCGAGGCGCACGCGCTGGTCGGTGAGAACGGTGCGGGCAAGTCCACGATCGTCAAGATGCTGGCCGGCGTGCACCGGCCCGACACCGGCACGCTCCGGGCAGACGGCCGGGACGTGGTGTTCCACTCCCCCGCGGACGCCAAGGCCGCCGGCATCGCGGTCATCTACCAGGAGCCCACGCTCTTCCCGGACCTGTCCGTCGCGGAGAACATCGCGATGGGCAACGCGCCGCTGACCCGGCTGCGCCAGATCGACCGGAAGACCATGCGAGCCACGGCGGAGCGGCTGTTCGCGCGGCTCGGCGTGCGCGTCGACCCGGACCGGCCGGCGCGCGGCCTCTCCATCGCGGATCAGCAGATCGTCGAGATCGCCAAGGCTCTCTCCATGCGGGCCCGGGTGCTGATCATGGACGAGCCGACCGCCGCGCTCTCCGGCGTGGAGGTCGAACGGCTGTTCTCCGTGGTGCGGTCGCTGCGCGACGAGGGCGCCGCGATCATGTTCATCTCGCACCGGTTCGAGGAGATCACCGCGCTCTGCCAGCGCGTCACGATCATGCGGGACGGCCGGCACGTCTGCACGGAGCGGGTCGAGGACCTCACGGTCGACGACATGATCCGGCGGATGGTCGGCCGCGACCTCTCCGCGCTCTTCCCCAAGCAGGACGTCACGCCCGGCGAGGAGGTGCTGCGCGTCGAGGGGCTGAGCCGGGAGGGCGTGTTCCGGGACATCAGCTTCACGGTGCGCGCCGGTGAGATCGTGGCGCTCGCCGGGCTGGTCGGCTCCGGCCGCTCCGAGGTCATGCAGGCCGTGTTCGGCGTCGATCCGTACGACCGGGGCACCGTCACGTTCGGCGGCAAGCGCCTCAAGCCGGGCAACCCGCGCGCCGCGATGGCCGCGGGCATGGCGCTGGTGCCGGAGGACCGCCGCCAGCAGGGCCTGGTGATGGAGCTGTCGATCGAGCGGAACGTGACGCTCCCCCGCTCCGGCGCGCTGGCGCGGCTGGGCCTGCTGTTCGGCGGCGCCGAGCGGCGCGAGGCGACCGACTGGACCGAGCGGCTGCGGACGAAGTTCGGCCGGCTATCCGACGCGGTCGGCACGCTCTCCGGCGGCAATCAGCAGAAGGTCGTGCTCGCGAAGTGGCTGGCCACCGGGCCGAGGCTGCTGATCGTGGACGAGCCCACGCGCGGCATCGACGTCGGCACCAAGGCCGAGGTGCACCGCCTGATGTCGCAGCTCGCGGCGGACGGCATGGCCGTGGTGATGGTGTCGTCCGAGCTGCCCGAGGTGCTGGGCATGGCCGACCGCGTGCTGGTGCTCCGCGAGGGCCACCTGGTCGCGGAGATCTCCCGCGAGGACGCCACCGAGGAGTCCGTGATGTACGCCGCGATGGGACAGCAGGTGGCCGCATGA
- a CDS encoding LacI family DNA-binding transcriptional regulator has product MSQQRARPGSRTPSVKDVAAAADVSLGTVSNVLNRPERVSPATRERVERAMSELGFVRNESARQLRAGTSRTLAYVMLDATNPFFNDVAQGIELAAEDADLSLFICNSNGRAEREEAHLDRLLQQRVQGILITPVNADAPYLDEISRRGIPVVIVDRHRDAGTFCSVGVDDVLGGRIAVEHLIEQGHSRVAFVGGPDSIGQVRERLEGARQIWAEFGRNPDDLVWLPTDAVTVSEGRSAGERLAGIAARRRPTAAFCANDLLALGLLQQAVGAGARVPEDLAIVGFDDIEFAAAAAVPLTSVRQPRQELGRAAAKLLLDEATNPQHRHEQATFIPELVARASTANRS; this is encoded by the coding sequence GTGAGCCAGCAACGTGCCCGGCCGGGTTCCCGCACGCCCTCGGTCAAGGACGTGGCCGCCGCCGCGGACGTCTCGCTCGGCACCGTCTCGAACGTGCTCAACCGGCCCGAGCGGGTCAGCCCGGCCACCCGCGAGCGCGTCGAACGGGCCATGTCCGAGCTGGGTTTCGTGCGCAACGAGTCCGCGCGGCAGCTGCGCGCCGGGACCAGCCGCACGCTCGCCTACGTGATGCTGGACGCCACCAACCCGTTCTTCAACGACGTGGCGCAGGGCATCGAGCTGGCCGCGGAGGACGCGGACCTGTCGCTGTTCATCTGCAACAGCAACGGCCGTGCCGAGCGCGAGGAGGCGCACCTCGACCGCCTGCTCCAGCAGCGCGTGCAGGGCATCCTGATCACGCCGGTGAACGCGGACGCGCCGTACCTGGACGAGATATCCCGGCGCGGCATCCCGGTCGTGATCGTGGACCGGCATCGGGACGCCGGCACGTTCTGCTCGGTCGGCGTGGACGACGTGCTCGGCGGGCGCATCGCGGTGGAGCACCTGATCGAGCAGGGTCACTCCCGGGTCGCGTTCGTCGGCGGCCCCGACTCGATCGGCCAGGTCCGCGAGCGCCTCGAGGGCGCGCGCCAGATCTGGGCCGAGTTCGGCCGCAACCCCGATGACCTGGTGTGGCTGCCCACGGACGCGGTCACGGTCAGCGAGGGCCGGTCCGCCGGAGAGCGCCTGGCCGGCATCGCGGCGCGCCGCCGTCCCACCGCCGCGTTCTGCGCCAACGACCTGCTCGCGCTCGGGCTGTTGCAGCAGGCGGTCGGCGCGGGTGCGCGGGTGCCGGAGGACCTGGCGATCGTCGGCTTCGACGACATCGAGTTCGCCGCCGCGGCCGCGGTGCCGCTGACCTCGGTGCGGCAGCCGCGCCAGGAGCTGGGCCGCGCGGCCGCGAAACTGCTGCTGGACGAGGCGACCAATCCGCAGCACCGGCACGAGCAGGCCACGTTCATCCCGGAGCTGGTGGCGCGCGCGTCCACGGCCAACCGCTCATGA
- a CDS encoding bifunctional aldolase/short-chain dehydrogenase: MTNPAVRDLLTRSNRLGADPRNTNYAGGNTSAKATDTDPVTGAPTELVWVKGSGGDLGTLTEGGLAVLRLDRLRALVDVYPGDAGTAGPVDSAREDEMVSLFDYCLHGRGGAAPSIDTAMHGLVEAAHVDHLHPDAGIAIATAADGPALTKEIFGDRVVWVPWRRPGFQLGLDIAAVQKANPQAIGCVLGGHGITAWGATSEECERNSLTIIETAAAYIEANGRPDPFGATVVEPLPEAERHARAAALFPVVRGLASTDRPQVGHYTDVPEVLDFVGRERLAELAEKGTSCPDHFLRTKVKPLVLDLGPDASIEDTVARLKELHEAYREDYRAYYERHAAPDSPAMRGADPAIVLVPGVGMFSFGANKQTARVAGEFYVNAINVMRGAEALSTYTPIDEAEKFRIEYWALEEAKLRRMPKPKPLATRVAFVTGGGSGIGRAIALRLAAEGACVVVADRNLDTARTVAGEIGGTDAAIAVEADVTDGDAVARALATATRAFGGVDLVVNNAGLSVSKPLLETTEADWDLQHDVMAKGSFLVSREAAKILIAQGMGGDIVYISSKNSLFAGPNNVAYGAAKADQAHQVRLLAAELGGHGIRVNGINPDGVVRGSGIFAGGWGAKRAAVYGVPEEELGAYYAQRTLLKREVLPEHVANAVFVLTAGELSHTTGLHVPVDAGVAAAFLR; encoded by the coding sequence ATGACGAACCCCGCAGTGCGCGACCTGCTGACCCGCAGCAACCGGCTGGGCGCGGACCCGCGCAACACCAACTACGCCGGCGGCAACACCTCCGCGAAGGCGACCGACACCGACCCGGTGACCGGCGCGCCGACGGAGCTCGTCTGGGTGAAGGGCTCGGGTGGTGACCTCGGCACGCTGACCGAGGGGGGCCTCGCGGTGCTGCGGCTGGACCGGTTGCGGGCGCTCGTGGACGTGTACCCGGGTGACGCCGGCACCGCCGGCCCCGTCGACTCGGCGCGCGAGGACGAGATGGTGTCCTTGTTCGACTACTGCCTGCACGGGCGCGGGGGTGCGGCGCCGTCGATCGACACGGCCATGCACGGGCTGGTGGAGGCCGCGCACGTCGACCACCTGCACCCGGACGCGGGCATCGCGATCGCCACCGCGGCGGACGGGCCGGCGCTGACCAAGGAGATCTTCGGCGACCGCGTGGTCTGGGTGCCGTGGCGGCGGCCCGGCTTCCAGCTCGGCCTGGACATCGCGGCCGTGCAGAAGGCGAATCCGCAGGCGATCGGCTGCGTCCTCGGCGGGCACGGCATCACGGCCTGGGGCGCGACCAGCGAGGAGTGCGAGCGCAATTCGCTGACCATCATCGAGACCGCGGCGGCATACATCGAGGCGAACGGGCGGCCGGACCCGTTCGGCGCGACCGTGGTCGAGCCGCTCCCCGAGGCGGAGCGCCACGCCCGCGCGGCGGCGCTGTTCCCGGTGGTCCGTGGCCTGGCGTCCACCGACCGGCCGCAGGTCGGGCACTACACGGACGTGCCGGAGGTGCTCGACTTCGTGGGCCGGGAGCGGCTGGCGGAGTTGGCCGAGAAGGGCACCTCCTGCCCGGACCACTTCCTGCGTACCAAGGTGAAGCCCCTGGTGTTGGATCTGGGTCCGGACGCGTCCATCGAGGACACCGTCGCGCGGCTGAAGGAGCTGCACGAGGCGTACCGGGAGGACTACCGCGCCTACTACGAGCGGCACGCCGCGCCGGACAGCCCGGCCATGCGCGGCGCGGACCCGGCGATCGTGCTGGTGCCGGGCGTGGGCATGTTCTCCTTCGGGGCGAACAAGCAGACCGCGCGGGTGGCCGGCGAGTTCTACGTCAACGCGATCAACGTGATGCGCGGCGCCGAGGCGCTGTCCACCTACACGCCGATCGACGAGGCGGAGAAGTTCCGGATCGAGTACTGGGCGCTGGAGGAGGCGAAGCTGCGGCGCATGCCGAAGCCGAAGCCGCTGGCCACCCGGGTCGCGTTCGTGACCGGCGGCGGCTCCGGCATCGGGCGCGCGATCGCGCTGCGCCTCGCGGCCGAGGGCGCCTGCGTGGTGGTCGCGGACCGCAACCTGGACACCGCGCGGACGGTGGCGGGCGAGATCGGCGGCACCGACGCGGCGATCGCGGTCGAGGCGGACGTGACGGACGGCGACGCGGTCGCCAGGGCGCTGGCCACGGCGACGCGCGCGTTCGGCGGCGTCGACCTGGTCGTCAACAACGCCGGGCTCTCCGTCTCCAAGCCGCTGCTGGAGACCACGGAGGCGGACTGGGACCTGCAGCACGACGTGATGGCGAAGGGCTCCTTCCTGGTCTCCCGCGAGGCCGCGAAGATCCTGATCGCGCAGGGCATGGGCGGCGACATCGTCTACATCTCCTCGAAGAACTCGCTGTTCGCCGGTCCGAACAACGTGGCGTACGGCGCGGCCAAGGCCGACCAGGCGCACCAGGTGCGGCTGCTCGCGGCGGAGCTGGGCGGCCACGGCATCCGGGTCAACGGCATCAACCCGGACGGCGTGGTCCGCGGCTCGGGCATCTTCGCCGGCGGCTGGGGCGCGAAGCGGGCCGCGGTCTACGGCGTGCCGGAGGAGGAACTGGGCGCCTATTACGCGCAGCGCACGCTGCTCAAGCGCGAGGTGCTGCCGGAGCACGTGGCGAACGCCGTGTTCGTGCTGACCGCGGGCGAGCTGTCGCACACCACCGGCCTGCACGTCCCGGTCGACGCCGGCGTGGCCGCGGCCTTCCTCCGATGA